In Gossypium hirsutum isolate 1008001.06 chromosome D01, Gossypium_hirsutum_v2.1, whole genome shotgun sequence, the genomic window CTATTTGAACTTTTTTACATAGAATACAAACTCGGGACAACAGCACGATACATTCTTTTGATAAAGATGTATGTTGTGATTCTGTACACGTTAATTAGAGGCCTTTTTTCTTTTGTATGTTGAGTACATTCTTATTAGGTAATGTAGAtagtatttttaccattttgggTGTATCACAAAGCTAAACCTCGCGTGTTTGCTGCAATTGGAACTGGAAAGTCCTTTTGTTTGGTAGtaacttattttctttttctgatATAGAATCAATCTTTTAAGCACCAAAAATCGGGGGTATGAAAATTTTGCGATTGTGGGAAAACGTAAGGCACAGGCTGAAGCGATTGcgtgcatttttatttttattttttgacaatCCTGACAGCATTTGCAGGCAAATTGACTACCGATGAATACACacatttacaaatattttatttttgtggatTCAGATAATCAtagaattttgatattttaatcacATTTTGTTACAAACTTAGAACCTGTGTAAATATTAATCTTCAGATGTTCACTAGTTGAATCTGTTTTGTAAACTTATCCTATCCTAAttcgaaatttgaaaatttgataaataatttaattaatttgaatttaaataatatcatttaaattattttttgttgatGAGAGTGTCTAAATTGATGGAGAGTATGAAATATGTGTAGATAATTAATCAGTGAACACACACAATACAGTTCAAACCATCAACCAAAACATAAGTAGTTTTTTCAAAGAAATATGGTACCACTTAACTAAACTCTATGAGTCCTTCAAGTATGCACTCTCTTCACTAATTAAGACACTTCCACCCTGTAAACCCTCAAAGCTTTTCACAGGGTCAAGAGACAAAACCTGAATTCTAAAATATTATCTATGATCAATTACCCAACGTACATCACTTCAAAGACTTCTCTTTAAAGTGTGGATCCCCTCCCCATTcaacatatataaaaaagaaacatATTCAGATTTAAAGTTGCGGACTGagataaaaattttgcaaaagttgCACTCGCTACTATATGCAGGCATCCCGAAGTCGGATTGCAACAAATATTATTTCTATAGATAAAACAGCAGAGGTTAAAGTACATTTtgaatgttgttttttttttctatagaATGTTTCTTGTTTTGTTATATATAATACACAAGATACAGGCAATCAATCATattgtttctattttgagatGGTGAAAAAAATGTTCAACAAAAATGcaaagagaagaagagaagggGGGAGGTGTCATCATGTCATATGTATAATAGTCCTAATGTATGGTAAATGTTCCTCATTCCAAGCTCCGGAATACAACTCGTGGGGTTCAACCACTCCACTGAGTCACACAAGGATGACCCTGGCCAGCATGGCAGCATGAATTGATGGTTCCTGCAAAACAGTTTATTAAGGAAAACAATTTACTGGATATAGAAGAAGATTATCATTTTATTTGCTATAAAGTGACATGGGGTTAAAAAGTACCCACTCACTTCTCAACTAAAGAACACTTTATTGTAGGTTCTTTTAAACGAAGTAACTTGTGAGCAGAAAACAAGCTTATTTTCACGATGGAATTATACAAAATGTTCATACATCAAAAGATCATGTCTACTAACCTCAAACTGATAACTCaaacaacaatttgttcagtcaTGACTTGCTTTAGCCATATGGATTATGGATTGTCAACTATGACTTCACTGCCTGCTTCATGTATCTCAGAGCAGACCGCAACATTGCCCTAGCTTTCCTATCAGGACTGCAACCGGACAAAATCATCTCTTCATATACAGCTGGGACCTTAATCCAAACCACACAGAGTATCTTTAAATAACAAAACACGGATGTTACAATTGTAAATAGATGATGCATGCAATGCATTATGTTAAGAGCAACTGATGTAGAAGCAGAATTGATCAGACTAATACCACAAATCTGTTTGATCTTTCAACGTTTTTTAGTGGACAGGAAAACTAGAATAAATGTTGCTATATGCTACAGAAGAGAGGGGAGGTGTGAGGGATAGTCAGATCTCGGTAAGATGCAAGTTTATAGTTGTTTCAGTAGATGGTGACTTACAACCGAGATTCAAATCTCCAATAACTATAATCAAATGACTCAACATAGTCATATAGGGAAAAAGAATACAAAAACAGCAAAAAGCAAAGCTAGCATGCAACTGATCCAAATGGCTATCTATACAAAGGCACAGAAAATATTATTTGTGATGCAGAAAAGCAGAGGGCTATTATCTCGTTCTCATAACAGGAAGGACACGTTATACCTTATGAAACTTGTCAACACGGATAAGAGCTTTCATAAGTGTGGTATATGTCACAACGTCTGGTTTCACACCCTGTATATGAATTGAACCAGATAATAGTGTCATAATTATGACCTAAAAGAATAGTACCAATAACTTCAAGGCAAGCAAACGAAGGTAACAGGGTACTCACGTTTTCCTTCATGTATTGCAACACAGCAAATGCCTCAACATCCCTTCTATCCTCACCAAAAGCATTTATCAATGAATTGAGAGCCAAGAGATTAGGCTTCAAGCCATCTGCTCCCATAACCCTCAATGCGTTCATTGCTTGCTCAGATAAACCCTGTTTAAAAGCAAACAAAAGATGATAAAGGTATGCTACAAGCATCTCAACCAATAGAGTTAGCTCTAGCTAAACCTCAAAATTAATGCTCTGACATGCCAATAGAAAATGCAGTCTTTGTGCCAAGCAGATCACTAGACTAGTACATTTTGTTTTCGTAACAACATAGACCCAAATAAATCCTTCCCAAGCATTTGACTCACTCCTCAAAGGTACACCTGGTACGCTTTGCCCAACAGTTTCCTACTAATCAGGAACCACACACGAGAATTATCAAGATACAGACCATATTGAAGAGGACCAGAACTGTTAACATATTCATATACTATGAGCTTACCAACTCATGAAGGCTTTACGAATAGGACACATAACTCCGCCTCCTAGTGGCGGAGAATATATAAACATGTTTTTAACCAAGACAGCACCAGCTAACTCCAAAACCATCAAGTTAATTAAAGAATGCATGATCAGGGTTAAGTAGGACACTTTGGCCTAACATGAGAGAATGAGAACTGAAACAATGATAGCATAACTTACCCTTTGTGCATATGCATTTATCAAGGCATTATACATGGTTGAGGAAGGTTTTAATCCAGCAGACTTCATGAGCTCCAAGCACTCTATGGCATCACTGAACCTTCCAGACTTTCCATAAATATCTACAAGTGTGGTATATGTCACAATATTAGGCAACAAACCTTCACCCTGCATCTTCCCCAACAAGCTCTTAACATCGTCCCATCTCTCCTGCTCTCCTAATGAATTTATCATAATATTATAAGTAGTTGTACATGGTGAATaccctttttctttcatttcctcaAACAATTGCTCCGCTCTATCATGCCACCCTGCTTTACAATGGCAATCTATTAGCGTATTCCAAGTAACAGTATCTGGCTCGATCCCCTCTGACAACATACGATCAAAGGTGGCCATGGCATGATCAAGACAGTTATACTTCCCAAAAGTATCAATCATCACATTATAAAAATGCCTATCGGGTTGTATCCCATTACTCTTCATTTCCTTCAAAACCTGAAAAGATCTTTGCCACTCTCCTTTGTTTCGATAACTTGCTAAAATCCTACTATAAACAAAAGAATTCGGCTTCACATTATTGGCTTCCATCTCTTTCAATACAATTCTTGCACTCTCCCATCTACCGGCATTGGAATAAGCATCAATTAAAAGACTATATGTATGCTCATCAGGAGAAACCCCACTTCTCTCCATCTCGGATACAACTAATTCTGCATCTTTCAAAGAACCTGATTTCACATACCCTTTAAGAAGCGCATTATAAGCTCTGGTTCTAGGCTTCAGTCCACTTCCTTTCATTTCCTCAAAAACAGCTTCAGCCTCCGCAATCCTCCCACAACAACCTAAGGAATAAATGACCGCCACAAGAGTAGCCGTTTTCGGGCTCAACCCAATTGCTTGCGCCATAGCTAAAAACTTTAGAGCCCGGCTTGGATCATTCGCTTTGGCGAAACCAACGATTATATCATTCAAAAGGTGCCCATCGACC contains:
- the LOC107922536 gene encoding pentatricopeptide repeat-containing protein At5g42310, chloroplastic isoform X2, which codes for MLLLPPTLPVRFPSIQLSSPIIRLHFSHHTSLCTSAAAAETSITLSFDKERDRDRYGDENDDENDVLSLHKRRYDFTPLLNYLSRSNLASDSDSDSASPTSLDPIEFQLAESYRAVPAPLWHSLLKSLCASSSSSSSSSINLAYAVVSWLQRHNLCFSYELLYSILIHALGRSEKLYEAFLLSQRQSLTPLTYNALINACARNDDLEKALNLMSRMRQDGYQSDFVNYSLIIQSLTRNNKIDSSLLQKLYGEIECDRIEVDGHLLNDIIVGFAKANDPSRALKFLAMAQAIGLSPKTATLVAVIYSLGCCGRIAEAEAVFEEMKGSGLKPRTRAYNALLKGYVKSGSLKDAELVVSEMERSGVSPDEHTYSLLIDAYSNAGRWESARIVLKEMEANNVKPNSFVYSRILASYRNKGEWQRSFQVLKEMKSNGIQPDRHFYNVMIDTFGKYNCLDHAMATFDRMLSEGIEPDTVTWNTLIDCHCKAGWHDRAEQLFEEMKEKGYSPCTTTYNIMINSLGEQERWDDVKSLLGKMQGEGLLPNIVTYTTLVDIYGKSGRFSDAIECLELMKSAGLKPSSTMYNALINAYAQRGLSEQAMNALRVMGADGLKPNLLALNSLINAFGEDRRDVEAFAVLQYMKENGVKPDVVTYTTLMKALIRVDKFHKVPAVYEEMILSGCSPDRKARAMLRSALRYMKQAVKS
- the LOC107922536 gene encoding pentatricopeptide repeat-containing protein At5g42310, chloroplastic isoform X1, with the protein product MLLLPPTLPVRFPSIQLSSPIIRLHFSHHTSLCTSAAAAETSITLSFDKERDRDRYGDENDDENDVLSLHKRRYDFTPLLNYLSRSNLASDSDSDSASPTSLDPIEFQLAESYRAVPAPLWHSLLKSLCASSSSSSSSSINLAYAVVSWLQRHNLCFSYELLYSILIHALGRSEKLYEAFLLSQRQSLTPLTYNALINACARNDDLEKALNLMSRMRQDGYQSDFVNYSLIIQSLTRNNKIDSSLLQKLYGEIECDRIEVDGHLLNDIIVGFAKANDPSRALKFLAMAQAIGLSPKTATLVAVIYSLGCCGRIAEAEAVFEEMKGSGLKPRTRAYNALLKGYVKSGSLKDAELVVSEMERSGVSPDEHTYSLLIDAYSNAGRWESARIVLKEMEANNVKPNSFVYSRILASYRNKGEWQRSFQVLKEMKSNGIQPDRHFYNVMIDTFGKYNCLDHAMATFDRMLSEGIEPDTVTWNTLIDCHCKAGWHDRAEQLFEEMKEKGYSPCTTTYNIMINSLGEQERWDDVKSLLGKMQGEGLLPNIVTYTTLVDIYGKSGRFSDAIECLELMKSAGLKPSSTMYNALINAYAQRGLSEQAMNALRVMGADGLKPNLLALNSLINAFGEDRRDVEAFAVLQYMKENGVKPDVVTYTTLMKALIRVDKFHKILCVVWIKVPAVYEEMILSGCSPDRKARAMLRSALRYMKQAVKS